A stretch of DNA from Drosophila virilis strain 15010-1051.87 chromosome 5, Dvir_AGI_RSII-ME, whole genome shotgun sequence:
CATTTCTCACATTTATAGCCTAAGCAATATTGGTACTATTTTACCTTTTACAATCGATACGAATTGATGAGCAACCTCCGTTTAAAACCCATTTATGTAGCATATCTTTAAGGTTATAGCACAGATCAATTTAAGAGGTATAGTCTGTACTTATGTTGCATTCACATATTTGAGTGCTATCTTTAAGTTTCAAGTTTTATAACATTTGGGCAATAAAGACAAAAGATTTTAAAAGTCAATTTTCTAAAAGTAAACGctgtcaaaatatatatagactatAGGGTATTTggtatagggtattttttagtttagAACCAAAAGCTAGACGCTACTCACCTCTAATGTCTGGACACATCCTCAATTGCCAgcgccgcagtcgcagttggTCAACAGCCTTGCGCACACATTAACAACCGGCGGCACATACAACTATTtgtatatctataaatatgggtgtgctataaaaaaaatataaataaaaaataaataaaagataaaaCTGTTCATTGAAATGGGCTGCCTGACAACGCTGAGAGTCTGCTGAAGGCGAACACTAAactaattaaaacttttagGTTTTTTGGGCTCCGGCTAAGCCATATGGCTGGCAATGGGTTCGACTTGAGGCTACCGGAACCTGGCATAAATTACGCATTGAAATCACGTAAATGCTGGCAAATTTAATCAGCCTGACATCACAGTGCGGCTGGTTACtaagcaaaaattaaatctaaCAACATAACCAAATAAGGACACAAAAaatccacaaaaaaaaaaagaaatccaataaaaaaataaattgttagtGTCAAACGTACAAAAAATTTGCACACAGCTACGTGACTTCAATTTCTCACTCAGCCGCAGCTCCGTACCTTTCCTAGATTGCCCACAAaggtgtctctctctctctctctctctctctctctctctctctctctctctctctctctctgtgtgtgtgtgtgttagggtgttgtgtttttttggttTAGCTTTGCCTGCCTCTGCCGAACTTTTAATCCTTTGCACTTTTGTCAATGTCAGTCGGGTGGGCCAATGACAAACACGAAAGCAAACTGGATcaaccaaaaaaagaaaaaaaacacaggAAAGATACCATCGAAAGgatgtttatgtttatatacccTTACCATAGGAAGTACTCAATTGATCAGCCAGTCTATAAGCACTTGTtctttaacttttttgtttgtttgacgACTGCCTattgtaaaataaatcatttgatTTGAATGGTTTCTATGAGATCCATACTATAAATGCGAGAACTTAGAATACCAGATACTttgattaataaaaaacaaaaacttgatTTCAAATCCTATAAGtctgaataatttatttattattaatgttgctTTGGAAAAATGTTCAAGGCACTAgcccaaaaatgttgttgaataAAGGTAGTTCAAAGGATTCCTATTTTTGAACTTTctttatgatatatgatattcGACTTAAAGCAATGGGTATATTAATAGTGTATATCATTAAAGTAAGTGAACAAGTGAATTAATTTTGTGTATAATGCAAATGTTATTTAGAAATATTTCTAAGCTTCAACAATAGAGTATTCAAGAATCTCAGAATTATATGTCTGATAAGATGTTTGTAGGCAAATCCCTTTAGAGTGTGTCACATAGCATGCTTCTACGTATTCTCTAATAGTTTCCAACACAATGACATTTCAGTttggaaaacaaacaaaaaaaaaaaaaagggagcagccaataaaattaattgattttgagGTTTTCCATTTGCCGTGTGCAAAGCGATTTTGATTTTAAGTCCCGACAGTTAGCCGCGGTTGACAGAGACTATTGGGTCAGCGCTTTTTCAAAGAGTCTTAAAGCTTTTTACCAAAATGTACAGTgtacaatttaaaatgtaatattCGTAATAGTTCGTGtagcaattaaattaaatgaccGCAAACAGCAGAGTGTGACCGCATTCGGTTATGCTAGCAAtgccaaaaatgtttgttcaaATATCAAATTGCAACCGCAAAAGCTGGCAAAAGttgttgccagattttttGGTTAGAAAGTTGTCAACGTATTTGGCCTTGCTTATGAAAAAGCTAAGAAAGCTAGTTTCTGGTAATTgcctatatttatttatttaatgctaTCCTCTTTCTTCAACATGTATCAACTTTTAGCATGCCTATTTACAGATTCATTGTGACTTTGACAGGCATTTCAACTGGATTAGGCACAATTTCGACGGGTGCGAATAAGCGTCAATTGAATGGGAATGTTGCCCCCTTTATCCATGGTGCGCCCCTTGCCGCAAAAGCCGTTTTCTACGCCGCTCGCATTATCAATTATGCGTTCGCATTGCGTCCCGTGTCCGAGCCCTGTAAACTTGGCAATTTATTTGCACCGGAAACTCAACATAAATCAAACTAATTTCTCCAGGGATTTTTGAACAACTTTCGACGTGTCgcttggctgctgtccttgtctctctctctatgtgtgtgtgtgtgtgtgtgtgtgtttgtgtgtgtatacctCACTTTGTGCCcggctgttgttgcctttgctgttgttgggcaCGTGTTTGGGGCatagcaaattgaatttgtcgCGCCATGTTGCATAATTTGGGGCCCATTGTGCGTCTAATTGGCCAAAATGTTGGCGAACAACAAGGAGCTCGAGAGCTCCTTGAAATCTTGACATTTGGCTGTTCAAATTATCTATGCCATACGTATGCCAGTCTAGACTCTAGTCATTGATTATGAAGAATATTTCAGCCATGTCTGCAATAACTTATTGTACAGTTGCCTTAATCCCTTGGGCATGGCTATGAGAGGATGATGCAAACGaaatgctgctgttgtcagctcgactttatttaaacaaatatatctTTTCCATAGCCATAAATACTTGACTCGCATTATTTTGTCGTTCTATTACGCTGCAATAAATGGTTAGGTTGTAGATATTCACCGAAAAATTCAAAAGATTTTCctagatattttattatatttatattactttTAGTGTACTTTGGGTCCATTTATGCTTGTCTCTTTCTGCTTGAACAACTTTACTCTATCCGATTACCCCAAAAATCagatataaatttattttaatcgtacacgcacacatgctcAGTAGTCTGCCACAACGAAATATTCCCAAAATTTCCAgtttttaagcaaaatgtttgacTTGTCGCAAAATGTGGAGAAAGCGGCCATTGAGCCGAGCCTGCCGAAGGTTGCTTTGGGCGAGTATCGTGGCGGTAATCAGCTGCCCATATGGGACATAGCCGAGAAGGACTTTCAAATGAAGAAACAGGATTCGCTGGTGCCACTGGTGCTGCAGTTTTGGGAGGAAAATGATGCCACTGATCTGGTGCTGAAACTGGGCACAAAGCAGATATGCGTTAATCGGCTGCGTTTCATGTGCCAATCGAAGTTCATCAAGGACAATCTGACGGGTGGACAGCGTGAGTTGGTATTACCCGAGGATCGGGTGCCGGCTGAGGGACTGGTGCGCGTTTGCGATTGGATAAATAAGCCCGATCCGAAGCTGGAGCGCAGGCATATAATGCAAGTGCTGGCGGCAGCCATATACCTCGAGATCGAGCCGCTGGTCAAGCAGGTGTGGTTCTGTCTGGATCTCGTTGACGATTTTCGCGAGGATCAGGCCTTTGTGGTATCCTTTGAGGCGCTGAACCTGGGCAATAAGCTGCCCTTGCTGGGCCTAGACACCACCATGCTGCTTCGCATTCAATGCTTCTTTCTCACCCTGGTCGCCAGCGTTGAGTTTGTGAAACTGCCGCTGCAGCATGTCCGTTGCCTGCTCAGCTCTGAGAATGTGGCGGTCAACAGCGAGAAGGAGATCTTCTTTTCCGCCGTGCGCTGGCTCAACCACGACTGGGCGGCACGGGCTAAACACACCTTGGAGATCATGGAGACGGTGCGTCTTCTGTTGCTGCCCCGCACATTTATCATGGAGCTGCAGGCGCCCACAGACGAGCCCTCGCTCAATTGCATCATCGAGATGGTCGAATTCCAGCAGATCATCTACGAAGCCTAGTAAGTATTCCTTCACATGTAGCTTGCTTAAGATTTGACTAACACTGTTTTTTCCAACAGCTCGGCCTACACCATGTTGATCTTCAACGATGGCTCCGAGCTATTTGgacagctatacgatatattTAAGGTAGAGGTGCCTGTGCGACGGCCTTTCATTTGCCACAAAGAGTGCACCTATCACAGGGCACATCCCGACGATCCATCTGATGATTTTACGTACAAACATTTTCTATGTTATTTGCGTTTGCTGCAAACCAGCGGCGCATATACCTGGAAGGGCCTGCAGGTGCAGCATATTACCTGCCCCTATAAGCCGCTCTGAAATCTAGACTACCATTTTCTGCTAAGTGCAGCAAGACAATTTGCATGTTTCTCTTCAATCTTGagaaattttataatatagaatataaGCGATTATTTGTATgactttttaaatatattaaaatgatatattCAGAAAGCGAtgttttatttacaaatgGCGTAGAATTAGGAATATTGCGAACACAAGACCTAAAAACTCTCGATCAGTAAGGGAGATGAGAATAGATGTTAGATGTGTGCTGTAAAGCAGCACGAACATTTGTTTCAAACTTTGCAACACTGATTTATATGATTATGCTGAGTGCTGCATAACCCAACAGACATTTTGCAGCGCATGAgaatttgtgttttaatttgaaatacaACTCTTAACACATTTTTCCGAGTTTTACTACACTGACGATTTGTGTGTTCCCATTGTGATTGATACTGTTAGCGATAACTATTGTAAACTTTTATCGTGtgaattaatttgaaatatttttgtaaatttgatCTACAAACATTTATGAAGCACATAAAACCCAACTGCTGGAATTTGTACATGACATTCTACACTTTTGGCAAAGTTTGTCacgatatacatacatacacactatGTGCTAAGTATGTAGGTGTAGCTGCTTGTTCTGCAGctttttgtaattttcaaaACAATTTCCTCATCAgccccaacagcaacagcaatagcaacagcaacagcatgaACAACGAAAAAACATGGGGAATAAGTGCAACCACATCGTCAACATCGTCATCTCGTCGCCTGTTTTGGTTTCAATGCTCGCGGCGTTGCTTGTGCGCTAACCACGCCCATAACCGCCCCCCGCTGTGTCATCCTGCCACCAGAATGCCTGCAGCAAACTACTCATATCTGCTGCTGTGACCGAAACCACCTGGCGCCAAACCACCTGCCCCGTTGttggcaaattgaaaatgttgtgcGGCCAAGGAAAAGATGTCTGCAAAGTTGCGCAAGCGAGATTGCtggcaaatgttgctgctgctgttgccgttgttgttgccggagttgttgttgttgtattgtttGGCCTAATGATGCTCAGCTAATAAATGCACTGCCAGCAATGCAGCAATGCAGCTTAGGCTAACGAAAGCCGCCTATACCaaatcatttgcataattatgtAAGGCAAAAGTAGCTTTAAGCCGCTTGCAAATAGTTTAAGATTCGGCCGAGCAAAATTCCAAAAGCGAGACAGCAGCTCACCAGCTTTAGGCTGAGCATGCTCCTAATACCATTTTAATAGACATAACAAATTTAAGCTATTTTAGCCGCTAGCAATATGTATTATATTTGTACATTCTTTTGGGTTCTTTATCTAAAGGACTTCTGAAATTAGGCCTTATATCACATTTTAATGCAATATTACatttctattgttattttatttttttttaaaacgcATTAGCTTAAAATTAATGCTTTCCGCCTCGCTCTCTCTACCTTATCCTCTCATTTCCTAACTGTATCGCCAAGTGCAAAGGTGGTAAAGGTAAAAGTAAAggcttttcattttatttcaggCTTACTTTAatctatatctatgtatattttgACTCAATAACAGGGCATGCTTGGCTACAGTTATTTTTCTATGGCTTTTATGccaaagaaaatcaaattttcatttgttacATTTTATTCGGTTCTAGATAACTTTTATTTAGGTCGATTTGAAATTATGTTGTGTGCAAAAAACATTGTTAACTAagcattcaaagaaatgtgTGCaataattcaaaaagaaaatgtcaaATATACGCAACAATTAAACTGCTTTAAGCTCTGAAGCTTAAAgtatgttttcttttctgttttaaccctttttatagcattttcaatttcaacgaTTCTAAACCAAAACTAAAAATCCTTTAATTAATGCTAGGCAAAATATTCGCTCAATAGTTAGCTTTCGAATTTGGGTATGCTAATGCATATTTCAAAAGATTTCGAAATACTTGAGTGCCAGGTATTCTTCAATCTATTGGAGTTGCGCTCTAAGCGCTTATCATAgatctaattaattaatttttttgattacttttgcattaattaaatgccCTCTGGCAGGAGACCCCTGCCACTAGCGGGGCTTGTCTGCCGCACTTCGGGCCCTTTTGGGCACTTCTGCGCAtaataaataccaaaatgAAATTGCGCGTGAAACAATGCATTTCCGGTTGTTCAGGACAGcgttcacattcacattcacattcacattcatatACCCCATTCACATGCCCCATTCACATAGCTCCCaattcacattcacatacCCCATTCACATTGCATTGGCGTTGCTTCCGCTTCAACTTTTTTCGCGCCCCGGCTTCGATAACGATTCACACGCCCAGCTGTAAATGTGttagtgtgtgcgtgtgtgtatgtgtgtgtgtgtgtgtgggggggggggggagggaggTAGCGGCTGTGCTGCTGTAAGTCCTCCTAACGCCTCAGCATTGGAAACTGTTGAAATTGTTGCCTGCTTTATGTTGTCATTCCATTAATTATCGCTCGTTATTTTAACTTTTAGCATAGAGTACAGCATTTTCTCTCCCCCTGCCcccgtttctttttttgccaTTGTGCGCCGTCTGCACTTTACAAATACTTCATAACATTTGACAagcttttctttctcttttttctctttttcctttttgctggatatcctttttttctgtattttgtGTTGCCAACGCCTTTTGTTTGCACATTAAATGGCGTCGGTGGCGGCCATGCGAATtgttgtgtatatgtgtgtgtgtgtgtgtgtgtgtgtgtgtgtgtggtcgGGGTAATGAATTACTAGCCACATGGTTTTTGTGCACCACCGCCCGCTGTCTCTCGCAACAATGACATTGCAATTTTTAGCCAACGCCAACAATGTCAGGGACAGCCGCAAGtggggaaggggggggggggggggataGTGGTGTGAGTGCGGGAGCGGGGTGGTGGAGGGAGAAAGGCAGACACGTCTACGAACGAAGCCCGGGGCATAGGCTGCCAGAAATTATGCGGCTTTAATTGCTCGCAAATTGTTATATGGCTGCAGCAGTTTTAAAGGAAATGAAAACTTATTTTGTATGACTAAGTTATCGAATCGACCTAGCGataaattttcaatatttgtataaGCAGTAGATATTAACCCAGAATTTGATGACAACTATTAAACATGGTCAAATCGAACTTGATTAAAATCCctttaaacttaatttatcACTCATTTCATCGATTGTATTAACTGTTACAAGTTATCGATCAGTTACAGTCGAGAGAGATGTCACTATGGAATATTACTGCCAGCTGGCAGATGGTGcttcttaatatatatgttggaagtacattagaaataaaaacattttttaaaatattttaaagaaatagCTTAAACATTTTGAGATATGcctaaagttttatttatatggaaGTATAGAACAAAAAGGCAGCTCTCAATTAAATGCGGAATAGTTAGGTCAGAAAAGCATTAAGGACGCTTCGAAATGGGAAAGctcataaaaagaaaaagtctAAAATTATTACAGTAAAtacttttcaattttaattaaataatctaatttataaatataaaattctaTAGAAACGTATTGTAGATATATATGAAAGAAAAGCTGCCATCAGTAAAATCTTTGTCAgccttttcatatatattccaaTCATCCGAAAATACCCGCCTATATGCGAACTATGGAACGGGCCgcacaattatttgttttatgagTTGTTAACAATCGATTGAATGTATTTTTTGCAGTCATTAGTCTATTGCTACAAGCGGGATTTATGTTGCCTGTGGGCGGTGCCACGCCCAGCAATAGGAGCAGGCGTATAATAAATCATGTTGTTGTACCTATTGAGGCAtagaggcacacacacacacacacacacaggcagcaGCTACTTTGATTCATTGCATCTGGGCAGCAGAGCATGAGCCTCGGTAGGGAGGCAGCGCAGAGTTTAACCGGatgataaataataagcaacAAAGGCTGACAGCAACAATCACAGATGCTCGTTGGATGTCTACATTTTGTAGCtgtttaacaaataaataaaatgaaaaaatggaaacaaaacaaattaaccATAGACCCAGGTCGGGGCAGGTAGGTCACGTGCGGTATGTCTGTTAGTTTGACCTGCGACTTAACCTTTTCATTTATCAATCGCCATTGGGCAACAGACAATTCAatacattaatttaatttgcccACTTCAAGTGCTTTGACATTTAGTAACAGCCTCACAATATCATCAAACATCAGACAATGGTCCGCCCCTCGCCTCGTGTCCCTCGCACTGT
This window harbors:
- the LOC6625296 gene encoding kelch-like protein 26; this encodes MFDLSQNVEKAAIEPSLPKVALGEYRGGNQLPIWDIAEKDFQMKKQDSLVPLVLQFWEENDATDLVLKLGTKQICVNRLRFMCQSKFIKDNLTGGQRELVLPEDRVPAEGLVRVCDWINKPDPKLERRHIMQVLAAAIYLEIEPLVKQVWFCLDLVDDFREDQAFVVSFEALNLGNKLPLLGLDTTMLLRIQCFFLTLVASVEFVKLPLQHVRCLLSSENVAVNSEKEIFFSAVRWLNHDWAARAKHTLEIMETVRLLLLPRTFIMELQAPTDEPSLNCIIEMVEFQQIIYEAYSAYTMLIFNDGSELFGQLYDIFKVEVPVRRPFICHKECTYHRAHPDDPSDDFTYKHFLCYLRLLQTSGAYTWKGLQVQHITCPYKPL